The DNA segment aTTGTGTGAACGTTCTCATGAATGTGTTCGTTTCTTAAGAACTTATCGATCAGCAACAGCTTCTGTTCAGGCAGCGTAACTAAATGGTTTCGCAAAGTCGAGAAAGCCGCTGGCAGCAGGCAGAGCAGGTACAGCAGATGACTATAACTTATTGCCTCCCggctccgagtgtgtgtgtgtttgtgtgcgatGCAACGACTGAGTGGCTTTCAGTTAATAATTGTTATTCTAAAGTGTCACATTTGTGATTCGTAGGTCTGGGAATTGTGGTCATtgctctcagctgtgtggtcaCCACCATCACCGGCCTTTCCATGTCTGCTATCTGCACCAACGGCGTGGTCAGAGGGGGTAAGTCAGCGTGCCGCCAACACACACGAGACAACGCCGTAGTAAGGATGATAAATGAATTGAGATATTGACCAACCTCGCTCATGCACATATTTAATTTATAACTCGTGAGAGCCACTGCAGTCAACACAGAAAGTAAAACATTATTTATGGAATTATTTTACCTGAGATAACACACGCTGATTCTGACAGAAAATCGTTCGCTAAGAAAATGAATACACCTCGAGGTCACTGTGTGCAAATAAAGACGCAGACTCAAAACGGTACCTGGCTGTCACGTTTCAAAGCCTCTCCTCTGTTTTACAACTCAGCTGACTTTTCCTGCCactaaatcaatcaatcagtgaTGTTGTGATTAATCATCCACTAATGTatcacgcgtgtgtgtgtgtgtgtgcttcatgtGAACATTTCAGGAGGAGCGTACTACTTGATATCTCGCAGTCTGGGTCCAGAGTTTGGAGGATCGATCGGCCTGATTTTTGCCTTTGCCAACGCGGTGGCTGTGGCCATGTATGTGGTGGGCTTCGCTGAGACTGTGGTGGAATTGCTCCTGGTGCGTGACGTTCTAAagttgaagttaaaaaaaaaaaaaaaaaaaaaaaaaaaagcatatttccAATGATTTTCAATGTATAAACCTCTGCTTCTTTGGGTTACTCACAGGAATATGACTCCATCATGGTTGATCCATTGAATGACATCCGGATCATCAGCTGCATCACGGTGGTGGTGCTTCTGGGTATCTCAGTGGCTGGAATGGAGTGGGAGGCAAAGGTACCAAATCAGCATCAAGCGGGTTGATTTTTAGTTGTTGCAGAAATGACAAACGTAAACAAATTCTAATATTTGTCCCTATAGGCTCAGATCGTCCTGCTCGTTATTTTACTGGCGGCCATCGTGAACGTGTTTGCAGGAACATTCATGCCTGCCGACGATACAAGGAAGTCCCAAGGGTTTTTCGGTTATAGCGGTAAGACGCCCCATTTACCCCCTTGCAACACCTCAGTTACAAAACAGTCATTTAATTCACTCACCCAGTATTGTCATGGTTTGTTTCTCATTCTAACCTCTcccactctctttctctcttcttacAGCGGAAATCTTCTTAGAGAATTTTGCTCCAGATTTCAGGGGTTCTGAGTCATTTTTCTCAGTCTTCGCCATCTTTTTCCCTGCCGCAACCGGTATCCTGGCAGGAGCCAACATCTCTGGAGACTTACGGGTAACTTGTTTTGTACAGCTTGTTTAAAAGAAGAATTAACCATCAGTATGGCACATAGATTTAAAACCAAAATGCAGAAATCCATTAAAAATGGAacagtagtttgtttttttaaatatcaactCACATGAATTACATCAATGTTGACTCCCTGAATATTGGCTAGTCCTGACTTTTAGTTGTATTATCCTGACATAAGCACTTTACTTCATGGTCTCTAACTTATTATGGTGTGATTTTACAGGATCCCCAATCCGCCATACCTAAAGGTACCTTGCTGGCCATCGTGATCACTGGTATCACCTATCTGGCTGTGGCCCTGTGTGTATGTAagtaatattaaaataatactCCCTTCATGGACCACAACCATGCATGTACAGTATTATCTCACATTGGAGAAACCCTGAAATCTGTTCTCTTCTTTGGTCAGCTGCTTCCGTTGTCCGAGATGCCACAGGAAACGTTACAGACGCCATCATCTCGCCAATATTCTGTAACGGATCAGCAGCCGCTGCCTGCGAACTTGGCTTTGACTTCTCCTCCTGCGCTGAAAAACCGTGCGCCTATGGCTTAATGAACAACTTCCAGGTATTCAGTCTTTCAAGCTAATCTGCACACAGGGATGTCACCTGTATCCCTTCTTCATCGCGAATCATCCCTCATGATTCAGGTGATGTCCATGGTGTCTGCGTTTGACCCTCTCATCATTGCCGGAACCTTCTCAGCCACCCTTTCTTCCGCTCTGGCTTCACTTGTCAGTGCACCGAAAGTCTTCCAGGTCAGTACTTCACCACATTTCTTAATACAGAGTCTGAATTTTTGTGGTTGGAAATATCCACTGAAACACTGCCCCACATTAGGCTCTCTGCCAAGACAACATCTACAAGATCCTGCACTTCTTTGCCAAAGGATACGGCAAAAACAACGAGCCGATTCGCGGATACATCCTCACGTTCATCATCTCTGTGGCCTTCATTCTCATCGGTCGGTTCATTGATTTATCATGGTTGCACAATAACTTCTAATCAACTTGTTGAAATCACACTCATGCACCACACCTTCCCAGAAGTCAGAGTCCTTGTGCATTAAGTATGTTTGACATTTCTAATAGtcctggtgaaaaaaaaaatcctcatttcaCTCCATTTGTGTTGTAGGTGATCTGAATGCCATTGCACCCATCATCTCAAACTTCTTCCTGGCATCCTACGCTCTCATCAATTTCTCCTGCTTCCACGCATCTTATGCCAAGTCTCCAGGTGGGTTTCCACAGAGTCGCTGATCGACGACAACTATCAGCCTTTCGGCTGTATTTCAACTCCTAACATGCTTCTCTTTTGCAGGGTGGAGGCCAGCGTACAAGTACTACAACATGTGGCTGTCCCTGCTGGGAGCCTTGCTCTGCTGCGCTGTCATGTTTGTCATCAACTGGTGGGCCGCTCTGATAACCTATGCCATCGAAATCCTCCTTTACATATACGTCACCGTCAAGAAGCCAGGTTAGCCCACTTGCCTGATTTGCTCAGAACTGCTGTCGTGATGTTCCTTGTATTGCAGAATTAACGTGTTGGGATCCATCCTTTCCTTCTAGATGTGAACTGGGGCTCATCCACACAGGCAGTGACGTTTGTGAGTGCGGTCGGCAACGCTTTGTCCCTTTCTGGTGTTGAAGATCACGTCAAGAACTTCAGGTGAGAGTCTTCATGCATTCACAAGTGTGATTGTTACAAAGTACACACctttaatgcagttttattaAATATGTGAAATGTGAACTGCTGACTCACTGAGGCTGAGTGAATCCTATTGTAAACTTTTTGCGTCTCGCTCAGGCCTCAGATGTTAGTGCTGACAGGTTCAGCACGGGCCAGACCAGCTCTTCTGGACCTGGCTCAGTCCTTTTCGAAGACCTTCGGGCTTTGTATCACCGCTGAAGTGTTTGTGGTAAGTTAAATAAGAAACCTAAAATCTTCTGAGTGTGGGAACAACATGAACAATACATTTGTGACGCTTATATTTCTCGTTTCTTCAGGGTGCAAGATCAGAGGCCCTTCAGGAGATGAACGCTGCCATGGAGAAAAACCAGCTGTGGCTGAGGAAGACCAAACGCAAGGCCTTTTATGCAGCCGTGGCTTGCGACGAGTTCAGGGACGGAGCTGACAGCCTGCTGCAGGTCAGTGAGATTATAATTTACTCACCTTCTTCTCTGATCGTCCTCCGATCAAAACTCGGATCTCAGCTTCACGCAGTTTTCATGTTGCCCCGCGTCTTCCTTACATGACTGACAGCTATTGCTCTGTTACGACTCTGACCCAGACATATCTCCACCATCGAGTCGGTACCTtagagcaggagggagaagagACTTAATGAGGAGCAGCAAAACAGGGTTATGGCTCTGACTATCACACTCCGGAGATAAGACATCTGCTCATTGTCAGGATTGCTTACTTCAAACAGCATGGCAGATTAAAAGCTATAATTGATTAACACTGCATTGGATGAGTCCCTGCAGACAAAGTGAGATCTGCTGAGCGATCTGGTCATAACTTCTGGTTGTAAAACGGCTTCATTGCTTTCTTGCCTCGGCCATTTTGAAACTTTTAAGAGAATGTTCTCTCCCTCTGCAGTTAAGAGGCTGGGGTTTAAAACCACAGGGTAAAATGGCGTCCGTGTGGCCTCCAGTTGATTCTGACCTTCGGGTTTGTGCCTTGACGTGTGCTGCCATGTTCTTCACAGGCCTCTGGTCTCGGCCGCATGAAGCCGAACACGCTGATGATCGGCTTCAAGAAGAACTGGAGGACCGCCGGCACAGACTCAGTGCAGAGTTATGTGGGAATACTGCAGTAAGTCACAGATAAAACAGTTATTAATTAATTTCCCTCATTATATGGCACTTAATGAAATACTTGAAAGAGCCGCCAAGACTTTAATGGCTTATTCGAGTCAGTTATTCACTCGCTGTAAATCGTGTTCACTGACAGAGAAAGACGTGGTTCATACTTTGagaagaacaggaagaaaagtAAAATTGATCAGAAATAGCAATGGAGATCTGTATGGTGAGCggctgtcttcctcctcttcttcacagCGATGCCTTTGACTTGGAATATGGAACGGTGATCCTGAGGATAAGTGAGGGACTGGATATGTCTCACATTGTCGAAGAAGAAGGTGAGCTGAAAGTTTCAGGTGTGGAGGAAGAGAAAATATGATGTCCCGTCAGTGAACAGTTTCCCATTAGTTGTTCCCAAAGTTTGTTAGAAACTGGGCAAATAAACTTTCAAGATTACAGCACCAAATTCAGAGAATACATTCAAGACCAATgctgagctaaaaaaaaaaaaaaagaagaaggaaaaacaaacttctttCTGATTAAGTTTGAAAACCTCTTGAGTCCCAGTTAATTGTATTTAAATGTGTCACCAGATGAAGGTCTCAGTGTGCCTTCTGGGAtcactttttcatcttttcattctCTTATGTTTTAACTgttctgttgttgctgctgttgtggcGTTACCCGGTTcgataaaaattaaaatgaattacgGCGCATCAAAGCTTGGCAGGTTTATTGATACAGTACAGACAAGAAGCAATTCAAAGTGCCTCACAAAAACTTTAGAATATATTGACATAAATGATTAAAAGTACATTTGAGATCATTACCAACAAAAGTTAAAAGCACGACAACAAATAATTCAGAACATTACAGTAATTATAACTGTTCACTTTGTCacctttaattcattcattcattcattcattttctgccgctgctccctttcggggtcgcgggtggctggagccaatcccagctgctgtgggcgaaggcggggtacctTTAATTCATTccgtaaaaaaaacaaaagtaaaaatgcaCACAGATCTTTAATGCAGCAAGGAGAAGAAAACAAGTATCAGCCTTAATATTATGACCACTGAGAGATGGAGTTCATAAGACTGTCTATCTCTTTATTATAGGCAGGAACACTTTGTTCGAAACAGTGATCACTTTTAACAAGTTTGAAAGAggttaaaaaattaaatcatgACTCTCCGACTGTGTcagaacatttttaaagctacAGCACTTGTTCCTAATGTGCAGTAGATAGTCCTCATCAAAAATGGCTTGAAACTGTGAACCAGTGGTGCGAACTCGCTAATAAACAATGGATTTCAATCATAATGCCCTTAAAAAAGTATCAAGGCATGTGATCATTGTGTTCGTGTTTATAGGTATATGTAGACTTGCAATAGCAacaaaaaatgcataaaactgCATCAAAACTATGATAGAATGATCTAGAATCCcaatgaattattaaaaatatcaggGCCTATTAAAACCTTTGCCTTCTTAAACTATAAAAATATATTGACCATTATGATTTGAAGGAACTTGACTGCCACTGTTTCAAAGGGCCTACAGTCACTGATTataacaaaacaacactgataaGCAAAGGCACTTTGTTCTGTAAATTACAGGTATTTATTACTGTCAGGTAGTCAACAGATAAGATGACTAAAACAACAGATGGTTTTACAGCCGAATCATAAATAAGGAAGGGTCACAGTGatgacgtgtttgttttttgttttatttctttgtctttcagaaGAGATGATGAGGGCGGCAAAGGAGCAACGGGAACTGGAGAAAGAGACGATGCCCAACGGAGGAAAACCCAAAGGCCTCTTCAGGAAGTCCAGGAACTCCTCCCAGCAAGTGCTCACGACAAGAGGTATCTCATTACAGATTGTTTTTCGAtacttgaaaaaacaaaaaaagtatcCAAGGCATTTAATGCATCAATAAGTTATTAGATATATTGAGAATGTGGGCATCTTTCTCACTCCCCACCGCCGGCACTCGTATTTTCTCTTCGTCAGGCAATAAAatgacacacatttaaaaaattaaaccaatgactcacatcttttttttttttttggggggggggggggggggtaatttCTCCACACTCACAGTGAGATATAATTGAATCAACCACTCCCACTAAAAAGGTCTCTGACGGTGTAATCCAATAATACGGTCGGTTTCGTTCCAGTTTCAGGAGCATCCCTTTAACCCAGACAGCAGAGGGGGCTTGCAGCCGCTCACtccatcacacaaacacacactgggcaCCGAGCTGCGTCTTGGCAGAGCAGCACTGGTCCCACATCCAACTTATTGGAATGTTACAATTGAGAAATGCCCGCTTCCGCTGATGTACAGCCTGTTCCGAATGTTTGTTTGCGTTAGTTTCCCCATCCAATTTCTATTATGTATAAATGATTTTACTCCCTACTgatgctcttcttcttcttctctcttgcAGTGTCAGTGTGCGGCCCGCCACCCGCTCAGGTTGCCAAGATGAATGAGAGGCTGACCGAGGCCGGCCATCAGTTTAAGAAGAAGCAGCCTAAAGGCACCATCGACGTGTGGTGGCTGTTTGACGATGGAGGTAGGAGTCGGTTTTGTGTACGCTGCCCCTGCTGATGCACCACACCTGTAGACgatcacaaatacacacaaaaacaaacgaacgaaaaacaatagagaccttgtcCGGGGCTCTGTCCCTAAAAAAAAGAACGGAATCATGTCATGTCAATGCAATTGGCGGTGAGCGCTGAAGTAACCACTGCACAATAACAGCAGTTCATAAATGGGGAATAAATGTGTTAAACTAGCAATTTTCAGTGCGAACAAATCAATAATCTCCTTGCTTCTCTAAATTATTGTTTCTTGGAGCTGAAGATGATTTACAGCTCACTAATCCACCACAGGATCtacacagactgaaaacatgcatgattTAAAGAAACTAATTCCAAATGACCCTCATATTGAATGGATTATAAGAGGGCAGCCGGTTTGATGATTGATCAGTCGTCTCTAAGGCTTTTGAATGAAAGATAACGAGGCCTGCAGATCAGCAAACAGCAGGCATTTAAAATCACAAATTAAGTCGACATGCACgaaaggaaaacaagcagcGACAGGGGAGTCTGGACATCTTGGAAAAACAGTGCCCTCCATTTGCAGAAATTATGTTATTTCAAGTTATATGATTATAAACCTGCAGGTAAACTGTGCAGAGCGCTCCAGCGCCCGCAGCTCCGCAGCCCTCGACGCTTGAAAGCACACTTGATGAATATTATACACAAAATGACAGATTTGTGAAGTGGTTAAACTATATGATTGAGTATCTAGAAGCCTTCATTTGAATCTGATAGAACACTCCCCACCCTCTTCAACCTCCTCAGAATCAAACTGTAGTCTTCTCACTGTAGGCATGCTGAACACTGTAACACTGAGCCACTTACAGTGGTTTGCATCAGACTAGACGAGTTGATGGTCTCAAAGCCTGAGATGAAGTGGTTCTTtatgaaatcaaacacacaataaTCACAATGATTAGCAGTATAGTTCATCAGTTGTAGTGTTTAAAACCTAAAGGGGACTTTTGATTCTGGGGGTTTGGTAGTTCGATGGTAGAAAGGTCCGATCTGTTTTATGTTCAAAATCTCTTTACCGATCTCATCCAGTaatttgctgtatttttcatgcatctggctgaaaaactgaaaaagtaaaagcatTCATCATCACACAGATGAAACACAAAGCTGAGTGGATTGGAAAGACTGTTAAAAGAAgacttttttcttccctctgtcAGGCCTTACCCTGCTGCTCCCCTACATCCTCACCACCAGGA comes from the Salarias fasciatus chromosome 1, fSalaFa1.1, whole genome shotgun sequence genome and includes:
- the slc12a1 gene encoding solute carrier family 12 member 1, encoding MERFRSSRGEHVNPAYDANLDEPPVYQEPNESRIIRPSVVSAFGHDTLDRVPNIDFYRNAGSVSGHRAVRPSLQELHDVFQKNGAISVLDTVKDDDEESEDAPSDDVESAAPMPSDKGSVKFGWIRGVMVRCMLNIWGVILFIRLSWVFGQTGWGLGIVVIALSCVVTTITGLSMSAICTNGVVRGGGAYYLISRSLGPEFGGSIGLIFAFANAVAVAMYVVGFAETVVELLLEYDSIMVDPLNDIRIISCITVVVLLGISVAGMEWEAKAQIVLLVILLAAIVNVFAGTFMPADDTRKSQGFFGYSAEIFLENFAPDFRGSESFFSVFAIFFPAATGILAGANISGDLRDPQSAIPKGTLLAIVITGITYLAVALCVSASVVRDATGNVTDAIISPIFCNGSAAAACELGFDFSSCAEKPCAYGLMNNFQVMSMVSAFDPLIIAGTFSATLSSALASLVSAPKVFQALCQDNIYKILHFFAKGYGKNNEPIRGYILTFIISVAFILIGDLNAIAPIISNFFLASYALINFSCFHASYAKSPGWRPAYKYYNMWLSLLGALLCCAVMFVINWWAALITYAIEILLYIYVTVKKPDVNWGSSTQAVTFVSAVGNALSLSGVEDHVKNFRPQMLVLTGSARARPALLDLAQSFSKTFGLCITAEVFVGARSEALQEMNAAMEKNQLWLRKTKRKAFYAAVACDEFRDGADSLLQASGLGRMKPNTLMIGFKKNWRTAGTDSVQSYVGILHDAFDLEYGTVILRISEGLDMSHIVEEEEEMMRAAKEQRELEKETMPNGGKPKGLFRKSRNSSQQVLTTRVSVCGPPPAQVAKMNERLTEAGHQFKKKQPKGTIDVWWLFDDGGLTLLLPYILTTRKKWKDSKLRIFIAGQPGRSELDKEEMKSLLQKFRINCSDITVVDDIHVPPRSESSRKFEEMIEPFRLREGSGDSVQAAAMRKQNPWKITDEELSSFEEKTNLQIRLNELLQEHSKLATLIVVSMPIARKESISDFLYMAWLDILTKDLPPTLLMRGNHKSVLTFYS